Below is a window of Solanum stenotomum isolate F172 chromosome 7, ASM1918654v1, whole genome shotgun sequence DNA.
TTAAatgttattttgatatatttgacataactttaatttataacCACAATATTGAaaagtcttatttattttcttaaactatgtgtgtgtcaagtcaaactaaacCATTTTTTTGAATCGGAGGGAGTACTTGCGATTACATTTCAAATGATCTAATAGTATAAACAACATTTATTGGCAATGTATGTTAAAACTCTTTGAAGATTATATCTTTAGAAGTATGATGTAATTAGATAAATGTGTGTGTAATTAACAGGTAGGTAAACGACACCTAGGGATGGCATTTAAAGATGAGGCACGCAACGCAGCTGAAAAAGGAGTCGATGCAGCGAAACAAGGCGCTGAGACGGCCAAAAAAGCTGCCCAAGAAGTCACAAATGAGACTGCCTCTGTTGCTGATGAGGTAATTATTAACACTCTTAACGTTTCTGATGAGGTAGAAAGCAAAGGACGTACAACTCTGGTCATCTCCTACTTTAGTCTCGTGGCATATGATGAGAATTACCTGCACCAATATGTATTGATATTGAATAAAATTACATATGATACACGTACATAGGAAGATCAATCTGATAAAAATACCCTCGTACTAATTAATGAGTATTTAATTGACAAAATGTATCTGACAGGCGGTGAGGAAAACGAAGGTAATGGGAGAAAAGGTTGCGGATGCAGCACAAGACATGGCTGGAAAAGCAAAAGAAACAGCCCAAGAAGCATGGGGATCAGTTAAGGACACAACCCAAAAAGTGAAAGACACTGTGCTAGGCAAGGCTGAAGAATCCAAAGAtgctattaaaaataatgtgaacCGCACCATGAACAAGaattgaaaaactttttaattCTTGACACAGAGACATTATCTCTCATTCCTGcaccttttcttttaatttatttatttgaatgttTAAAGGTTTAAGTTTCTTTTGTTGAAACCGCAGACACAAGTTTGCTGAGTTTACCATATTTCTTTAGTTAGATATAAATACATTTATCTTTTATAATTCAAGGTGTAACAACACTGACACATCTCAAAGGTTGTGtctatataatatacatataattatgcTTCTGCTAATCAAaattaggggtgtcaaatgggttgaaatagaaattgtgtTGGGTCATGACCTGctcaagtttactttgggctcaaatatGCTTAAAATTCGGATTGAGTCATGACCCGCCCAATTTGACTtgtatttaacttttataatcacaatttgaatttttactcattttttttaaagttacaaATGGATAAATAAATCTTAACAGATAcaaaatagatagtaattcataccttcaatataggaatatacattacatcaatgcaaataaagagttttaaaacgggttgatcaaattggagattaaattgGGCTCAATTAAGGATTcacttaaaatgattttaatacTTGATTAGTTGAGATTGAACCTAATTTAAATTATCTTGAGCCTCAACCCTTAAAATTATGGGCGAGTTGATCGAATTACCTATATTTAGGCTTATTTTTACACCCTTTATCAAAATAGACATGTACATCAAAGAGCAGAATTATACTATCGCAATATTAGaggtataattattatttacactTAATTATATACTTTTAAAGTCTGTTTCTGTAATTTAATAAATTGTTGTTACTGGTGAAAATATAGCAATCGATTATAAGTTGATCTACCTAAACAAATGTTTAGGTTTATGGTGATTTTTCctataattataaacatatgACAACATTTACATTATCtagtttgattttttgattttcaaaaattagCAGAAGtgttctctctctatatatatgtataaatctGGTCAAAACATACAACTATGTATAATTTCCATACATTTTTTTGCATATAGTTTTTTGTTGTATACAAATTCGGACAAAACATACTATTTTTAcgtacaatttaaatacaactAATTTATGTCTTCCTATTAAAGTCTCAATATGAAGTTTCAATAATAATTAACTCTAATCATCGCCAAACTCCTTTAGAATTGAGATATAAACCccaaagaatatttttaatcgttGGTAACAACTAACAACACTAAGTTAAACAAATAACAATTTCGAAAACACCTATTATTTCCCTTATTTGATTTCAAAGCTTTGAACTTTTAATGGGTCTTTAATTACAATACCTTCAATGTTTAATTGTTCATGTGATTTTGTTGTAATTTCGCCATTGATAGGCCATTCCTTTTAATCTACGTGATCTGAAAGTGAAAAAGTGAACTCTCACTACGGTTATAACTCATCAAAGGTTTGAAGTTGAAATGTTTTTTCCCTTAAATTTTACAATGAACTTTCGATTACAATTCACTTAATCATGTTCTTATTTCAGAAGATAGGGGGAGAGAAAATGGAGATGATTGGAGCCTAAAATGGAAAGACTACAGCCTAATCTCTTACTTATAGAGATGCTTATGGGGTGgttcaatttgattttatatatgttcTAAATTGCTATTAAACTAATAAGATATCAGTTGATTTGATTCGACTTAACATTTATTCATAGGGTTATCGATTAATCCATTTATCTagtataaaaattaaatcaaagaaagaataaGTTTTATGTATTCCACCGATAACTTTTGCTCCAACGACTTGAAACCATCGGATGCTATCGTTGCTTTCGGTGGAGAATACGGTTAGTAGCCAAAGGCGATGGTAGTTGGGGTGAACAACAAATAGAGATAAATGTTTTGGGATAAAGGGATTAGAGTGAAATAGTATTATTGATTCGGTTTGCGCATGACGAAgagtgtgaccatctcatctaaaagcttaagctgttagagagagcacacttttattatttaattatattctcaacactcCCCCACGCGTGTGAGCCTAATTTTTTTCATGGGCCAAGCACGTGTaagttatttataattttggGTGGCGTGAGATTCAATCTCAAGATATTTGCCTGCTCTGATAGCAAATTGTAGGAAATATAGAAGGAGGACACTTTCTCAATGCTCAAGTTTTATATAGGCTACTTAAGGCCACTTGAGATGATTAGAATCATCAATTACAACTTTGTTTATACTAACAACAATATAAAACCAAAGATCTTGTACAAATaactataactatatatatatatatatatatatgtatcacaatttactagatacatgtattacaAAATTCTAAAAGACTTCTTTAAAAACTAAGAGACAACATTGGAAGACCAAACATCAAGGTGTGAATGCATTAATTCCAACACTCCCCCTTAATGCATTTTGCTTGACAACTCCAATGTCTTCTCGAAGATAGCAAAGCTTTTCTCTTGGAAGTGCTTTGGTGAAGATGTCAAGTTGTTCTCCTGTCTGACAATAATTGCAACGGaatttcacttttcttttgtGCTTTTGAATATCTCCTTCTTGATTGAGTTTGGTTTTGTAAATCCATTTTAGACTTACAACTTCTCTTTATTTGGGTGTAGTTACACACtcccaaatattatttttctcaatcatCCGAATTTCTTCTCCCATGGCTTTCTTTCAAACATCATGCTTTATTGCCTCATCATAATTTTCTTGCTCAACATCGACAAAGTTGCATCTTTGATATATGTCACTAAACAGTTTTGTTCCTCTTGAAGGTGGTTCTTCATCATCTGAATCTGAGATTTCTCCCTCTTGAAGGACATCTTCCTCTTCCTTTTCCTCATCATCTTCTTGATTTGACACATCTAACGACATGATAGAAGTATTCTCTACCTTAATCTCAGTATGTATCTCAGGAAGGCTTTGAACCATGTCTTTTTACTTGAGAAGCTTCAAACCATGAAAATtcaagtgaatttttt
It encodes the following:
- the LOC125870934 gene encoding uncharacterized protein At4g13230-like; the encoded protein is MASMMNLVPTLTKLQNAGAIIGHKPLRTRVFLGATPKPFQVGKRHLGMAFKDEARNAAEKGVDAAKQGAETAKKAAQEVTNETASVADEAVRKTKVMGEKVADAAQDMAGKAKETAQEAWGSVKDTTQKVKDTVLGKAEESKDAIKNNVNRTMNKN